A genomic stretch from Ooceraea biroi isolate clonal line C1 chromosome 3, Obir_v5.4, whole genome shotgun sequence includes:
- the LOC113561638 gene encoding uncharacterized protein LOC113561638: MMLMQEPGWKLERKGSGAQVLRKDGNHFKSSTARVCFRCDVEVREFERDEDYGTMENAESESAASPLAMLSSCVAALCVTILLPWLLIGG; encoded by the coding sequence ATGATGCTGATGCAGGAACCCGGCTGGAAGCTGGAGCGCAAGGGCTCTGGTGCACAAGTGTTGCGGAAGGACGGCAATCACTTCAAGAGCAGCACCGCGCGTGTCTGCTTCCGTTGCGACGTCGAGGTGCGCGAGTTCGAGCGTGACGAGGATTACGGCACGATGGAGAACGCGGAATCGGAATCAGCCGCGAGTCCGCTAGCGATGCTGTCCAGCTGCGTGGCGGCACTCTGCGTCACCATCCTGCTGCCATGGCTGCTGATTGGCGGCTAG